The genomic DNA AAACCGATGCCGGCGGCGGTGGGGCAAGCGGCGGGGATGTGCATGTCGCTTCATCACAACTGAGGATCGACGCCGGTTCCGTGGGAGACCAAGCTTCGCGGCAGGTTGATCTGTCAGGAACGAGCGGCGCAATCCTCACATTCGATTACACCAACTCGTTGTCCGGCTCCGATCAAATCGAGATTCGCGTGTCAGCCGACGGAAAGACGTATACCACGCTCACCGACGGCGTCTTCTCCCCTAAGTCGAATGCCGGAAGCGGCACCGTCAAGCTCGACATTTCCGGTTATGCCTCCGCGAGTACGACGATCCAATTCATTGTCACTGGGGTGGGCGGGGGCGATCGCCTGTATGTCGATAACGTGCAGGTCGGCTATGACACCGGCGCCGCGAACAGTGCGCCGGCGATCAGCAGCAACGGCGGCGGAACGACGGCGTCGGTCACGGTCGGGGAGAACAGCACGGTCGTCACGACCGTCACGGCTACTGACGTTGATGCAGGGCACACCCTAGGCTATTCGATCGCCGGTGGAGCGGACGCAGCTCGATTCACTATCCACAACAGCACGGGTCAGCTGAGTTTTGTCTCGGCGCCCAGCTATGAAGCCCCGGCGGACAGCGGCGGGAATAACGTGTACGACGTCACGGTGCAGGTGTCTGACGGCCAGGGCGGCACGGATACCCAAGCCCTCGCCGTGACAGTGGCAAACGTCAATGAGGCACCGACAGACCTGGCCTTGTCGGCGAACACGGTGGCGGAGCACGCGGCCAACGGGACCGTCGTCGGCACCGTGAGCGGCAGCGATGTGGATATGGGCGATACGAAGACGTACTCACTGACCGACAACGCCGGCGGACGCTTTGCCATCAACAGCAGCGCGGGCCAGATCACCGTCGCCAACCGATCGCTCATCAATTACGAGAGAGCCACCAGCCACAATCTGACGGTGCGGGTGACGGACAGCGGCGGGCTGACCTATGACGAGACCTTCACCATCAACGTGACGGATGTGAATGAAGCGGCTCCCAGGATCACCAGCAATGGCGGGGGGGCCACAGCCCTCATCAATATTGCGGAGAATGCCACGGCGGTCACCAGGGTCACTGCCTCCGACGCCGATACCAGGCAAACCCTGGCCTACTCGATTGTCGGTGGGGCCGATGCCGCCAAGTTTACGATCAACAGTAGCACCGGTGCCTTGTCGTTTGTGTCCGCCCCGAACTACGAGGCGCCGACCGATAGCGGCGGTAACAACGTCTACGATGTGACGGTCCAAGTGTCAGACGGAAGCGGCGGCGTGGACTCTCAGGCCATCAGCGTGACCGTAACTGCTGTGAACGAGAGGCCGACGGACCTGAGTCTGTCGGCGAACACGGTGGCGGAGCACGCGGCCAATGGGACCGTGGTGGGGACGGTGAGCGGGAGCGACCCCGACGCCGGCGACACGAAGAGCTACAGCTTGACCAATACGGCGGGGGGGCGGTTTGCGATCAACCGGACGACCGGCGCCCTCACGGTCGCCAACAGTACCTTGCTGAACTACGAAGCGGCGACGAGCCATGCCGTGACCGTCCGGGTGACCGATCGGGGCGGGCTGACCTACGACGAGACGTTCACGATCAACCTGACGAACGTGAACGAGGCCCCCAGCGGGACCAATGCGACCGTCACGATCACCGAAGATACGGCGCACATCCTCACGGCGGCCAATTTCGGGTTCAGCGATGTGGACGCCGGCGATGCGCTGAGTGCGGTGCGGATCGACACGTTGCCGACGGCCGGGACTCTGACCCTGTCGGGCACGGCGGTGACGGCGGGCCAGGTGATCACGCCGGCGGACCTCGCGGCGGGCCAGCTGGTCTTTACCCCGGCGGCCAACGCCAACGGGACCGGCTATGCCCGCGTGACCTTCTCGGTCCGCGACAGCACCAATCTGTACGACCCGACGCCCAATACGCTCACGGTCAATGTCACCGCCGTCAATGACCGGCCGACGGACCTGAGCCTGTCGGCCAACACGGTAGCAGAGCATGCCGCCAATGGGACCGTGGTGGGCACGGTGACCGGGAGCGACCCCGACGCCGGTGACACGAAGAGCTACAGCTTGACCAATACGGCAGGGGGGCGGTTTGCGATCAACCGGACGACCGGCGCCCTCACGGTCGCCAACAATACCTTGCTGAACTACGAAGCGGCGACGAGCCATGCCGTGACCGTCCGGGTGACCGATCGGGGCGGCCTGACCTACGACGAGACGTTCACGATCAACCTGACGAACGTGAACGAGGCCCCCACCGGGACCAATGCGACCGTCACGATCACCGAAGATACGTCGCACGTCCTCACGGCGGCGAATTTCGGGTTCAGCGATGTGGATGCCGGGGATGCGCTGAGTGCGGTGCGGATCGACACGCTGCCGACGGCCGGGACTCTGACACTCTCGGGCACGGCGGTGACGGCGGGCCAGGTGATCATGACGGCGGACCTCGCGGCGGGCCAGCTGGTCTTTACCCCGGCGGCCGACGCCAACGGGACCGGCTATGCCCGCATGACCTTCTCGGTGCGCGACAGCACCAATCTGTACGACCCGACGCCCAATACGCTCACGGTCAATGTCACCGCCGTCAATGACCGGCCCGTGATCACCGCCAACAGTGGGAGCAGCGTGGCCGAAGGGGGCACCGACACGATTACGAGCGCAGAGCTTGCGGCGGTGGACGTGGACAACTCTGCCGCCCAGCTCAGATTCTCTGTCGGGACCGGTCCTGCCCATGGTCGTCTGGAGTTGACGACCAGGCCGGGGGCGGCGCTGGCGACTTTTACGCAGGCCGATCTCGCGGCCAACCGCCTGGTCTATCGTCACGATGGATCGGAAACGTTGAGCGATCGCTTTACGTTTACGGTGAGCGACGGGGCGGGAGGTTCGGTGGGCACGACCACAATGACGCTCACGATCACTCCGGTGAACGATGCGCCGACCATCATCAGCAATGGAGGAACGGCGGCCGCCTCGATCCATGTTGCGGAACATGTGACCGGCATTACGGTCGTAACCGGCGCCGATGTGGATCTCCCTGTGCAGGCCTTGATCTACTCAATCAGCGGCGGAGCGGATCAGGCGCAGTTTACGATCGACGCCTCGACCGGTGCGCTGAGTTTCGTGGCTCCTCCTGATTTTGAAGCGGCCGCCGACGCCAATGGCGACAATGTGTATATCGTGCAGGTCCGTGTCACCGACAGCCAGGGCGGCACGGCGATGCAAACCATTCAGGTGAGGGTGACGGATGGGGCGGAGGTACGCCCCTCCGGCCCGGCGCTTCCTCCCTCCCTCATTCCGATGCCTTCGGCACAGGCGGGCACATCCGTTCAGGCTCATGACGAACCACTGTCGTTTACAACGCGACAGGAGTCGGTGAATGCGGTGTCCATGAATGGGACTGATCTCGCCGGGACGATGAGCCGCTATACCGGCAGCATGCCGCCGCGCGTCGCGCCCCATTCAGGTGATGTTCATCATGAGGAAGAGCCACCTGTCGCGTCACGACCCGTTCAGTCGGATGACAGGGAGCCTTGGAACTCATCCCCGATCTCATCTACGGATGCGATCGAGGCGGGCAGGGATGGCGATTCGGGGCCGCAGCCCTCGGCGAATGAACTGGTACTGAATAAATTGGATGAAGTGATCCTGTCGTTGCGGGAGGCGGTCGCGGTGGACCGTGAGCCGCAGTCGTTGATGGCTCAGGTGACTGCGTTGGCGGGGACGACTCTCTCTGTGGGATTTGTGCTGTGGGC from Nitrospira sp. ND1 includes the following:
- a CDS encoding DUF4347 domain-containing protein, whose amino-acid sequence is MFDFIKKYLRRNGEPSERPSSLATPSAFKQSLLSLEQRLMFDAAAAATAAEVQSEQVAQDQAEAAVSSEGTAESTTPEQQESQELLHAIGSYSPGESSTEVVFVDPTVPDYESLLAGMGPNVEVVVLDASRDGVEQIAESLTGRSGIDAIHLISHGDAGTLQLGTGTLNAESMSTHYADEFTTIQQTLSEQADILVYGCNFAEGEVGQAAVARLAELTGADVAASSDRTGHIDLGGDWKFETQVGSIETDLAITDAAQMDWKGILTTETVGDQFSSSSYDNHDGTQKWASDWTETDAGGGGASGGDVHVASSQLRIDAGSVGDQASRQVDLSGTSGAILTFDYTNSLSGSDQIEIRVSADGKTYTTLTDGVFSPKSNAGSGTVKLDISGYASASTTIQFIVTGVGGGDRLYVDNVQVGYDTGAANSAPAISSNGGGTTASVTVGENSTVVTTVTATDVDAGHTLGYSIAGGADAARFTIHNSTGQLSFVSAPSYEAPADSGGNNVYDVTVQVSDGQGGTDTQALAVTVANVNEAPTDLALSANTVAEHAANGTVVGTVSGSDVDMGDTKTYSLTDNAGGRFAINSSAGQITVANRSLINYERATSHNLTVRVTDSGGLTYDETFTINVTDVNEAAPRITSNGGGATALINIAENATAVTRVTASDADTRQTLAYSIVGGADAAKFTINSSTGALSFVSAPNYEAPTDSGGNNVYDVTVQVSDGSGGVDSQAISVTVTAVNERPTDLSLSANTVAEHAANGTVVGTVSGSDPDAGDTKSYSLTNTAGGRFAINRTTGALTVANSTLLNYEAATSHAVTVRVTDRGGLTYDETFTINLTNVNEAPSGTNATVTITEDTAHILTAANFGFSDVDAGDALSAVRIDTLPTAGTLTLSGTAVTAGQVITPADLAAGQLVFTPAANANGTGYARVTFSVRDSTNLYDPTPNTLTVNVTAVNDRPTDLSLSANTVAEHAANGTVVGTVTGSDPDAGDTKSYSLTNTAGGRFAINRTTGALTVANNTLLNYEAATSHAVTVRVTDRGGLTYDETFTINLTNVNEAPTGTNATVTITEDTSHVLTAANFGFSDVDAGDALSAVRIDTLPTAGTLTLSGTAVTAGQVIMTADLAAGQLVFTPAADANGTGYARMTFSVRDSTNLYDPTPNTLTVNVTAVNDRPVITANSGSSVAEGGTDTITSAELAAVDVDNSAAQLRFSVGTGPAHGRLELTTRPGAALATFTQADLAANRLVYRHDGSETLSDRFTFTVSDGAGGSVGTTTMTLTITPVNDAPTIISNGGTAAASIHVAEHVTGITVVTGADVDLPVQALIYSISGGADQAQFTIDASTGALSFVAPPDFEAAADANGDNVYIVQVRVTDSQGGTAMQTIQVRVTDGAEVRPSGPALPPSLIPMPSAQAGTSVQAHDEPLSFTTRQESVNAVSMNGTDLAGTMSRYTGSMPPRVAPHSGDVHHEEEPPVASRPVQSDDREPWNSSPISSTDAIEAGRDGDSGPQPSANELVLNKLDEVILSLREAVAVDREPQSLMAQVTALAGTTLSVGFVLWAVRKGRLLAGCCATIPTLSAEGPGRGQHLRPQLLTPTSSPSHGPVNIP